In Pelmatolapia mariae isolate MD_Pm_ZW linkage group LG2, Pm_UMD_F_2, whole genome shotgun sequence, one DNA window encodes the following:
- the si:dkey-27i16.2 gene encoding regulator of cell cycle RGCC-like: MSSDSTMDLDLELGELLQEFQDVVEELKAPSQSRPHAYQKALHEAKTLTGLSEDSGVEDSDYSSEPSMGNSLNTSEEELHTAGITLASKAKLGDTRDLESFIDMLDRELAEM; encoded by the exons ATGTCCTCAGACAGTACCATGG ACTTGGACTTGGAGCTTGGTGAGTTGCTCCAGGAGTTCCAGGATGTGGTGGAGGAGCTGAAGGCCCCTTCTCAAAGCAGACCGCATGCTTACCAGAAAGCACTGCACGAGGCCAAAACTCTCACAGGGCTGAGTGAAGACAGTGGAGTCGAGGACTCAGATTACA GCAGTGAACCATCTATGGGGAACAGTTTGAATACCAGTGAGGAGGAGCTCCACACAGCAGGAATAACGCTGGCATCAAAAG CCAAGCTGGGAGACACAAGGGATCTTGAGAGTTTTATCGACATGTTGGACCGGGAACTTGCTG aGATGTGA